The genomic region CGTCTCTCTCAGGAAACGGGGCGGACTCCCGGAGGGAGCCCGCCCCGAAAGCACGTTCTCTGCCGGACCGCGAGCCTCCCGGCCTCCTACCCGACCGAACCTTCCATCTCCAGCTGGATCAGACGGTTCAGCTCGATCGCGTACTCGAGCGGGAGCTCCTTGGCGATCGGCTCGATGAAGCCGTTGACGACCATCGCCATCGCCTCGTCCTCGGAGAGCCCGCGGCTCATCAGGTAGAAGAGCTGGTCCTCGCCGACCTTCGAGACCGAGGCCTCGTGCTCGGTCGTTACCTTCTTCTCCTCGATCTCGATGTACGGGTAGGTGTCGGTGCGGGCCTGCTCGTCGAGCAACAGGGCGTCGCACTCGACCCGGCTCTTGGAGTTGACCGCCCCGGGGTGTACCTTCAGGAGCCCCCGGTAGCTGGCCCTGCCCGTGCCCTTCGAGATCGACTTGGAGGTTATGCGGCTCGAGGTGTTCGGCGCGACGTGCACGACCTTGCCGCCGGTGTCCTGGTGCTGGCCGTCCCCGGCGTAGGCGACCGAGAGGATCTCGCCGCGCGCCCCCTCGCCCATCAGGTAGACCGCCGGGTACTTCATCGTGGTCTTCGAGCCCAGGTTGCCGTCGACCCACTCGATGGTCGCGTTCTCGTAGGCCACCCCACGCTTGGTCACCAGGTTGTAGGTGTTGTGCGACCAGTTCTGGATCGTCGAGTAGCGGATGCGCGCGCCCGGCTTGGCGATGAGCTCGACCACCGCCGAGTGCAGCGAGTTGGTCGTGTAGGTCGGGGCGGTGCACCCCTCGATGTAGTGGACGTAGGAGCCCTCGTCCGCGATTATGAGCGTCCGCTCGAACTGGCCCATGTTCTGGGCGTTGATCCGGAAGTACGCCTGCAGCGGGATGTCCACGTGCACGCCCTTGGGCACGTAGACGAACGACCCGCCGCTCCAGACCGCGCTGTTGAGCGAGGCGAACTTGTTGTCGTCGGGCGGGATGACCGTCCCGAAGTACTCGCGTACGAGGTCCTCGTGCTCGCGGAGGCCACCGTCCATGTCCAGGAAGATGACCCCCTGCTCCTCGAGCTCCTTCCTGAG from Rubrobacter naiadicus harbors:
- the sufB gene encoding Fe-S cluster assembly protein SufB gives rise to the protein MPEEKSITELGLDEYKYGFRDPEEYFFKTPRKGIDHEVVAMISKHKGEPQWMLEFRLKALESFLEKPMPTWGADLSDLDFDDIYYYIKPVENQGRSWDEVPETIKNTFEKLGIPQAERESLAGVGAQYESEVVYHSLRKELEEQGVIFLDMDGGLREHEDLVREYFGTVIPPDDNKFASLNSAVWSGGSFVYVPKGVHVDIPLQAYFRINAQNMGQFERTLIIADEGSYVHYIEGCTAPTYTTNSLHSAVVELIAKPGARIRYSTIQNWSHNTYNLVTKRGVAYENATIEWVDGNLGSKTTMKYPAVYLMGEGARGEILSVAYAGDGQHQDTGGKVVHVAPNTSSRITSKSISKGTGRASYRGLLKVHPGAVNSKSRVECDALLLDEQARTDTYPYIEIEEKKVTTEHEASVSKVGEDQLFYLMSRGLSEDEAMAMVVNGFIEPIAKELPLEYAIELNRLIQLEMEGSVG